Proteins encoded in a region of the Anopheles aquasalis chromosome 2, idAnoAquaMG_Q_19, whole genome shotgun sequence genome:
- the LOC126571529 gene encoding 39S ribosomal protein L19, mitochondrial, which produces MLPNLGSTRFFPRILTTLCTLESVPAGRCYSTKPAPQAVPAATTTSTGKPSGVERKSMIPPNYRFAYQEFLPDPKIEWRNSLREKLERKDMLDRRANIDIPEFYVGSVLAVTTSDQHAENKTARFVGICILREKSGLRHRFILRNVIDHQAIEISYDLYDPTVHKIEVLRLEKRLDDHLIYLRDALDEYSTFDINMEPEILPEGTPVPVNDVKVVLKPHPWYARWERHNLQGVANIEEHTNERRRRKAALVATPWEKYDLMKEYRRSIPEEEQKEIFTEIYSTLHSLELQRKKMKRKRTFVKPTKLA; this is translated from the exons ATGTTACCCAATCTGGGTTCAACGAGGTTCTTCCCTCGCATCCTTACAACACTCTGCACACTAG AGAGCGTTCCCGCCGGAAGATGTTACTCAACCAAACCGGCACCGCAAGCGGTTCCGGCGGCTACGACAACGAGCACCGGCAAACCCTCGGGCGTGGAGCGCAAATCCATGATTCCACCAAATTACAGATTCGCGTATCAAGAGTTTCTGCCGGACCCAAAGATCGAGTGGCGCAATTCGCTGAGGGAAAAGCTCGAGCGGAAGGACATGCTGGATCGACGCGCCAACATCGACATACCGGAGTTCTACGTCGGATCCGTGCTGGCCGTTACGACCTCGGATCAGCATGCGGAGAACAAAACGGCCCGCTTCGTGGGGATTTGCATTTTGCGCGAAAAATCCGGACTGCGCCATCGGTTTATTCTACGGAACGTGATTGACCACCAAGCCATAGAGATTAGCTACGACCTGTACGATCCCACCGTGCATAAGATCGAGGTGCTGCGGCTCGAGAAACGACTGGATGACCATTTGATCTATCTGCGCGATGCACTGGACGAGTACAGTACGTTCGACATCAACATGGAACCGGAGATCCTGCCGGAGGGtacaccggtaccggtgaacGATGTGAAAGTCGTACTGAAACCGCATCCGTGGTATGCACGCTGGGAGCGGCATAATCTGCAGGGCGTAGCCAACATCGAGGAGCACACGAACGAGCGACGCCGTCGGAAGGCGGCCCTCGTGGCGACCCCGTGGGAGAAATACGACCTCATGAAGGAATACCGCCGCTCGATACCggaagaggagcagaaggaaatcTTTACCGAAATCTACTCTACGCTCCATTCGCTGGAGCTACAGCGCAAGAAGATG
- the LOC126568905 gene encoding uncharacterized protein LOC126568905, translated as MLRFGGLKYKKLNNASAFCGDESDAAAGGGRHDVPSTPSKTGKREGHGGRWCTTPGQQQQQQQRVHNQLNGSTMKNVNTSAHNGTAIGGKRPKNNLLLVVGGLSGKSFHDGGNHTASQPTSPSSNFKLLSGKFSIDSKRKSNCKTRIYKCIKRILKRNTFGSSAPIKEHRGSTTAAVPSAVVALPIHSNFRPLVPLQLRGSNPDYREIKTLLEKQHRKPEYDVNLAKCVEKPAFIKKIALNLLQSAVVEGGTEDSSLVLQREHESSVTGAIQTDVEREREYQRLLGECWYHENLPRNLSLELLTDKQPGHFLVRKSTTQPDCYALSLRVPPGTGTRIAHYLIVRTATDGYKIKGFQKEFSSLRALIVHHSVMPEALPIPLALPRPTDLVVKTKFEDDYETVFDLTNSIKN; from the exons ATGTTGCGCTTCGGAGGGTTAAAGTACAAGAAGCTGAACAACGCCAGCGCATTCTGTGGAGACGaaagtgatgctgctgctggtggcggtcgtCACGATGTACCTTCGACACCCAGCAAAACCGGTAAACGAGAAGGacacggtggccggtggtgtacTACgccagggcagcagcagcagcaacaacaacgggtgCACAATCAGCTGAATGGATCCACCATGAAAAAT GTTAACACATCAGCGCACAATGGCACAGCGATCGGTGGCAAACGACCAAAGaacaatctgctgctggtggttggtggtcttTCGGGCAAATCGTTCCACGACGGTGGTAACCACACGGCCTCGCAACCAACGTCGCCTTCCTCGAACTTTAAGCTGCTCAGTGGAAAGTTTTCGATCGACAGTAAACGAAAGAGCAACTGCAAAACGCGAATCTACAAGTGCATCAAGCGCATCCTGAAGCGTAACACCTTCGGTAGTTCGGCACCGATCAAGGAACATCGAGgatcgacgacggcggcggtgccGTCCGCGGTCGTTGCGTTGCCGATTCATTCCAACTTCCGCCCACTAGTGCCATTGCAGCTGCGAGGATCGAACCCGGACTATCGGGAGATCAAAACGCTGCTCGAGAAACAACACCGAAAGCCGGAATACGACGTGAATCTGGCCAAGTGCGTCGAGAAGCCTGCATTT ataaaaaaaattgccCTAAATCTTCTGCAATCGGCCGTGGTGGAAGGCGGCACCGAGGACAGTTCTCTCGTGTTGCAGCGAGAGCACGAGTCCTCGGTAACCGGTGCCATTCAGACGGACGTGGAACGTGAGCGCGAATACCAGCGGCTGCTCGGCGAGTGCTGGTACCACGAGAACCTTCCACGGAATCTGTCGCTAGAGCTGCTCACCGATAAGCAACCGGGACACTTCCTGGTACGGAAGAGTACCACACAACCGGATTGCTACGCACTGTCGTTGCGTGTGCCACCCGGAACCGGGACACGCATCGCGCACTATCTCATCGTTCGCACGGCCACCGATGGATACAAGATCAAGGGCTTCCAGAAGGAGTTTAGCTCGCTGAGAGCGCTGATTGTGCACCATTCCGTGATGCCGGAAGCCCTGCCTATTCCGCTTGCCCTaccgcgaccgaccgatcTGGTGGTAAAGACCAAGTTCGAGGACGATTACGAAACCGTATTCGATCTGACGAACTCCATCAAGAACTAG